A part of Chroicocephalus ridibundus chromosome 5, bChrRid1.1, whole genome shotgun sequence genomic DNA contains:
- the LOC134515929 gene encoding 16 kDa beta-galactoside-binding lectin — translation MERGLVVTQLDIQPGECVKVKGKILSDAKGFAVNVGKDSGTLMLHFNPRFDCHGDVNTVVCNSKEDGTWGEEDRKADFPFHHGDKIEMCISFNETEATVKLPEAEFQFPNRLGMEKIEYLAVEGDFKVKAIKFSDQL, via the exons ATGGAGCGA GGACTGGTCGTTACTCAGCTGGACATCCAGCCTGGTGAGTGCGTCAAGGTCAAAGGGAAGATCCTGTCTGATGCCAAAGG GTTTGCTGTGAATGTAGGGAAGGACAGCGGCACCCTCATGCTGCATTTCAACCCTCGCTTTGACTGCCACGGGGACGTCAACACCGTTGTGTGCAATTCAAAGGAGGATGGCACGTGGGGTGAGGAGGACAGGAAGGCTGACTTTCCCTTCCATCACGGTGACAAGATCGAG ATGTGCATCTCCTTCAATGAAACAGAGGCAACGGTGAAGCTGCCTGAAGCGGAGTTCCAGTTCCCTAATCGGCTGGGCATGGAGAAAATTGAATACCTGGCTGTGGAGGGTGACTTCAAAGTCAAAGCCATTAAGTTCAGTGACCAGCTATag